The following nucleotide sequence is from Flavobacterium sp. N1736.
CGAGCGGGAATTATAGCAATAGTTTTCATTTGGCTAAATTAGTTATCTTCGGGTTTCCAATAGATTTTTGTTTCTTCTAATTTTTGATAGTTCTGATATTCCTGTATTGATAATCTATTTGTGTTTTTAATGATTTTCGGGATTGAAAATAACAAATCCAGTATCGCTAATAACAGTGCTTTTAAGGCTTTAAAATCTCCTTTAAAAACTTTTAATTTCAACTGAATCCAAATTGAATATGCCAGTTTTCGCGGAATAATCTTAATTGGATAAAATAAAAAATACAAATACCAGCCAGCACGTAATGAGCGCTGTAATCGCAAGCTGTAATCGGCATTTTTTTTACGTGATTTTATATCTACTCTATGATTCACTAAAACTTGTGGTAAATAATGAATCTCCCATTTCTTTTTAAATAGCTGATAGGACGCAAAATCTTCTTCTCCGTAAAAAATAAACCAATACGGATAATCCGGTATATCCCGCCAGGCACTCATACGCCAAACATGACCACAACCAACAAAACTTTTCAT
It contains:
- a CDS encoding glycosyltransferase family 2 protein — its product is MAFIPKEFSILITTKNRKDDLAITLRKSQDLLNREDVVFIICDDGSTDGTDTFIENEYPNIQFIRNTESKGLIYSRNRLMDLVTTEFAISIDDDLHFITQNPLEIIRNAFSENPKIGLFGFRVFWNPDEPKTTNSDAVSHRMKSFVGCGHVWRMSAWRDIPDYPYWFIFYGEEDFASYQLFKKKWEIHYLPQVLVNHRVDIKSRKKNADYSLRLQRSLRAGWYLYFLFYPIKIIPRKLAYSIWIQLKLKVFKGDFKALKALLLAILDLLFSIPKIIKNTNRLSIQEYQNYQKLEETKIYWKPEDN